The Cyclopterus lumpus isolate fCycLum1 chromosome 3, fCycLum1.pri, whole genome shotgun sequence genome includes the window AGCTTGATGAAACACTAAGTACTGTATGTTCTCCTCTATTATAATGTTCACTAACTCTGGCTGAAGTGTCCATGAACAATGCAACTTGAATCAGGCTACTAAATAGCTGAACGTGAGCGAGAGGAACATAGGAGACAGACAGCAGAGTAAACAAAACGAACAGCATCTATAAATAATGTACTTGTGTGATAACTCAGATTATGATGACTGTTTAAATGGCTTTGAAGTACCAGGCTGTGTTCCCAGTAGGGAGAAGTGAATTATTCAAGAATAACCTACATTTAACATGAACTTGCtccttcatctttctctcttatCTTCCTTTAACCTCTCCCTCAACTCCTAGGTGCCCTCAACACACCTGCGCACACTCAGCAGTTTCCCGTAGAGACTAATGCTCACAGAGCACAGCTCAATATTACCACTTTTGCAACACAACCTCTGACACATTATTAAGTGAcacaaattaaatcaaactCTTTCTCCCCCACAATGAACTCAATGATGACTTCATGGACAAATAAACCCACATAATACAACTTAAAAGTTGGCTCGCATGAAATTATAAGCCTGGATGATGAGGGAAGTTAATCATTTCTCTGTTAAAGCCGTATCTGAGGCAGACATAGAAAAAGAGattaaagataaagataaaagaGAAGCTGAGAGACCGAGTGTCTGTGGTGGGTGTGAGACAGATACAGCAAACAGGCAGAAGTGAGAGATTTTCGGGAGCGGCCCTGCACAAAATGATACATTGTTAAATACAGATAGAGGTTAAAAGGTTATAGATGTTCTATCTAGGAGGAATAAATGTTTGTCGCATTCTTAGATGGCTGATCTATTTTTATTCACACAGTTTTTGCAGGTAAAAATACGAGAGGGAATGACACAACCTGCTCATTGTGAGGTTCAGATTCTCTGAATATGTCATTCTGAGGCTGCAAACATGTAATTCTGGTTgatattttgtttttcctcacagATCTGAGgctgtgtaaataaaataattgttataACAGTGGTATACAGCTGCACGTCTCCTGACGGCACGACTTCATCTTGATTAGCAGGGGAGCAGATGTGAGGCCTTGGACTTAAAACCTATTGGCTGCATCTTGTGCATCCGGCTACTGAAAAGCATCTGTGGCCTGCGATTAACAAGAGCCTGAGGATCTTGGTGTGCTGGTGTTGGAGAGCACAGCTGGGAAGGGTGGACACCTAAAACTGTTTAGTCTGCTCAGCTGTAGGAACATGGATTAAAAGACTTATGTATGTCACATATTAGTATAAATCTGACACGTTTTGCCAGTACAATTCTTTGAGTTGCATTGGCGtacatgttttaatattttcaactttacatttgagaagctgcaaAACATTTTGGACCCATCAGTATTAATACAACTGAACTAAAGGGAATCAAAACATGGCAGAAAGTTTTATTTAATGAAtcaaatatgaaagaaaagaaacctgaaTCTAATTACTCTTGGATTCATTCATTGTGTATGTAATCATCAATTCATAAATAAACCAATGTTATGAATCCCATAATTTTTTTAAGGAGCttatttatgttatattattttaacagaAATGATTCAACGTGATTATTCTATTGCACCCCAGACTAACAACTCACCTGCAAGTATTTAATTTAAGACATTCACATCTTAAAATGAACAGACTTCAGTGCTGCCAAGtcacagcagacagacacagttagcgACTAGCTAGTGAACACATGGAGCATCCAGTGGAGCTCAGTTGGTTTAGCCACTCCAGATGGTGATTATCTATACATCCACAAAGCTGTCTTACCCTACAGTTGTCTTCACACAAGCAGCAGTGAGAAATAAACTGGGTGAGACATAATTAAGAATCCTGTcagttaatataatatattaaaacattgtttacGTTTTGATAAAGCATTTTACATGATAGTACTCTACACTCAACAATACACAGGGTTTTAATAAGAAACAAAGAACGTGGGTCTTTTTTGATCATAGAAGGGCCCGTGCActtaaatttaaataattgtctGTGGAGCTGCAGACAGCAGCATAGCACAGATGGCCCACTGGGACCATATCTCACACATAACAGGCTGTGCCATGATATGGAACATTAGCAATAAACAGGAAAGAGATGGAAGGGAGATAACACTGTTGTTGTTAAAGAAGGAGTGATAGAAGCATAGACTGGATTTATAAAGTTTTAAGATAATTGTTTCTCCACGAGAGTGAAGTAAGTATCCAGCAATGTGTTTCAGTAGATTCAAACAGTGCAGTCCACCATAAGGTTCTCCTAAAGTCACTGTCACCAGAATGATGAATATCTATTTAACTAATTGCGTATTCTCAGTCAAAGCACGAGAATGGGTGACACccctcactacttaggtcccctcacttgcacttgtcctctgccagattgtcttgtgttttcagaCCAAGTGCTCCAGCATGTTATTGTTTCTTGttcctgaaaatattctgttcctgttcagtaaaggattatttcttGCTACCTCCGTTTTGTCCAtcgtgcttgggtccctggtcttcgatccgtgacagaGCCGGTGACAGTATCATAATTGAAAACCCAACATTTTTATCAAgaaaaatgtgatgttttaaaCTTTTTGACGCGCTCAGTCCATGCACGGACTAGACAATATTTGTAAGACATTGCCTGAACTGTTGCGGTGAACCCTCTAAATCTCGAGCTGGCATGACATCCTCTGTGCATACTGAGAGGCAGGAgtgtcagaggaggagagagttcACTGTCCGCATGCATGATGAGGCTCACAcgtcataaataaaacatttgtgcaTTCCTTGTGCGAATTGAGAGAAAGACGTGCCAGCCTTTATTTACCCTGTGGAGTAGCTGCTGTTTGTGCACGAAGCTCATTGTTTTTGCTTCATTCCCGCTTTCCTATTTTGTTGAGACTCGAAATGCCAATTTGATTGTCTTATTATATTTCTCATAAAAGTCAAACGGCGTGaggcaatttaaaaaatagaagTTTAACCTTAAGGGCATTTATTCCAGAGactgtgaaatatgtttttgatgAGTCCCTAAAGGGAGTCACATGTCATATTAAATCATGACTCAGCAGGCCCTTTTAGGACCCTGCCAGGCCATAATGATGGGAAACTCTCTCTTCCCCAGGTCACTGAGTAATACCACACTACAAGTAGTGTTTTATGTTTCCTTTTCCAGGCATCTTTACCCCTAAAGTTACTGAGTTGAGGTAAAGGACTGCAGGAAGGGAATATCGTTTGGGGAAATACCTCCCTCACCAATCAACTGATACAAGTAACACAGACACATCcaagcttttttaaatataaagctaGAGGGCAAAAGTGTGCAAACAATTACAGGAAATGGTTTCTAGTAATGTGCATTTGCATAAATTAAAGTATGTGTATTGGCTGGAAGAGGCTCCCCTTCCCTTCATCTTTcaattatttgtgtttgttgtaaatCCGTTTTAGCAGACCGTACCTGCTGGGGACTCGTTGTGGTTCTCCTCATCAGAATCAGCAAAAACTTCAGCCAGTTCCTGATCGGACATGTCAGTCAGCTCTGTCAGATCCAGGATGTCAAAGTGCACCTCCAGAGAGGACACACTACTCAGTGGTTCTATGAGACCGGGAGAGAAGACAGCATACTTTTAGtctggaggaaaataaaatgattgtctctttaaaaagaagTGGGGGATGGACtgcatatattttttaacacaGCTCCTTCACCCATCATGTACTACTCTTAAATCTCATAATCAGATCATTTGCTGGCTCTTGCAGCACTATTGTAAAATcgatttatttttaacatatttactcttttattattttttgtctgAACATCTCTTTCAAAGCTAAGTGTGCTCTACTTCAGTAAGAAATTCTAACATTACTTGAATCTGCCTCAGAGCACGCCACTGTAGGAATGTCTCTGTTTCAGCATGACACCTGAGTTCATGCACGCGGTCCCAGAAGAACTGAAACACGAGCTAGTCAGAGTAGATGGAAATAGCCTGTTCTTTAACACATTGTGAATTCCACCTTTTCCCTGAGTGTGTTGCACCTTTTCATCTCAGCACAAGATTCCTCAGCAGACAGGAGTCACTACTGCTGCACACAACAGGGTCAAATGCACATGAGGCGTGCATCAGCGTGCCTGGCTCTGCATTCCAATCAGGCTGAAATTTGAATGCGATGTATGTAAAGTGAAATATATTCAAAGACTCTGTAATACATACATAAAGCAGCTTGTCTCAGCATCGCACAAGTTAGGAACCGATTCTTTGTAATAGAGCTGAACTAATTTACCATTATAGTGAGAAAGATGTTTGGAGACTGACCTCACTGAAGCAGATGTAGGTGTTTGCATTTCCTTGTGAATCAGTGGATGCCTGTCTGCCATGTAACATCAAGTCTGAAACATTTTACTGGTCGTTTGTGGGTTTGAATTTGTGGAGAAATGATGGGTTAAGTGACAGGTTGAAAGCTGTTATTATCCCTTATTGTTTGCCTGCTGTTTTCCAGGCGGTTTATGACAATACATCAAGTTGAGGAGGCAAAACCCACTCTCCTGCTGCTGTTACAACTAACTCTCTGCATCATCCTTCAGCAACTATTGATTTAAAGAAGACTGGTCATCATGCTGAAGCAGTGGCTGGTCATTGTGCCATGTTTCAGATATGTTAAAATCTGCCACGTTTTATGACTGCATCTTGCGACGGTATCGCAGTGAAAAGatttaaacacagacagaaatctAAACATCGAGCAACTCCTACACGAATCACAAGATGACCAAAATACATGACATTTCATTGCAGGTGTATTCAATAACATATAATTATGGCTTTGTTCCATTTAGTTGTGCCAGGGCTTTGGTATTGTTAATGCCGGCTCACTGAAATGACTGTGACATACTTAATAAAGGGACCGTAATTAATCTGATTATTATACTATGACATGGCTGCTTTGAAATGGGCTATTCCTATTatttggggcgactatgggtcagtggttagcatgcccgtctttcaatcaaggggttggcagttcaatccccgcgctagtcgatgtgtccttgagcaagacacttaaccctgcattgctctctgtagctgtgtataatgtaaagtgtctgagtatcttgaaaagcactatatggattattattattattattccactgTCACTGTCGTGGCTGGTAATAATCCTATTAGGTTTAATCTGTCATGCTATTCCCCTGTTCTATTTAGATCATAGAAGGTGTTACTGCCAAAGGAGACCACATATGTCACTTTTAGCATTTCCTTCCTGTTAGCTTCAGCTACCACTTAGATACAGAATGATATAAAGTTTTTATTGAACACACTTGAGGCTTAGCTTGCCATCATAATACATTGCTAATATATATGCTTTAATTACTCCCATAAagcaaaataataaattgtttcTAAAAGACACTTCATAAAGCCAATGAGTTTCTCATGCCACACCGTTAACCGCTTCACCACATATGATTAAACAGCAGCATTGAAAAGTCAGAATTAAGAAAGTGTGTGTCTACTGTCTCATAGTGGTTGATTACATTCGGTGGAGAAACACTGCAATATGTAATCATTGGTTGACAAAAATCAAATAGAagctgttttttccccctttatATTATTTGTCATTACTTGCTTCTTGACTAcatttgtaaatacattttgactttcACTTCAGGCTGGAAGGTGCCCGCTGACAGCTATCAGTCTGTTTGACCCCCTTTTCTGGAGGAGTGAAGAAACTGGAGGCAGTGAAACAGGGAGTTTAAAAATTGTGGAGGAGAAGATAAAGAGAAAACGAGGGAGTGGCAGAATGATGGTAGATGAGAGGGAGATGAAGCTAGTTAAGAAGGTTGATGTTAAAGAATAAGAAGGAAAGTAAAGTGAGAGAAAGTAGATGAGGGAAAGCatgatgtaaaacaaaacacCCCCTGTATTATTTACTGCTATTTTCAATACGCTACAAGGTTATTCCCATTCTGCTGCGCTTGTTTTTTAACCACCTCTTCCCcatctcctttctcctctcccacACCCTTTCTCCTTGAATAATTGATCAGTGCGTTTTCACTCCCAGGCAGATACACTGAAACAGCTCAAAAGCCAATCAGGCGAGCTTTAAGACGCTAGTGAGGAGCACTGACAATAGAGGTTTCACGCTGAGACTAAAAAAGGACGGTGTGCCTAAAGCAGATGGATGATGTAAAAGACCACTGCTTCTTCTTACAGCAAGCATGCAGCCTGGTGGCCAGTCAAGTCAAATGTGTGTCTTCTAAGTCATACTCCTTCCTCAATTGTTCTTATATTTTTTAGCATGGCCTTAATCTCACACTCAACATTCATGACTTTGAAGTTAATGTGTGTGAAATAAAGGTTCCTTTGATTTACTAAGTAAACCGAACACAATGAATTGTTTGCATGCAGTCAATTTGATGTTCTATAAAAAATGTTATAGAactttaattttctttctcttttcttctctttgcaTGTAGAAAGGTATAGATTGGTTCAACTGGGGGAACAAAGAACCGGTAAAGGTAGGAGTTTACATTTGGCAGAAGGGATAAGGGACTAGAGGGGATGTGACTTGCATGCTGGATCTGTGTGAtccccttcctcctctactGGCTCATCAGCGCTCTGAGGTCATCAGTCAAGCCTGAGCAGCTGGCCTCTGATGGAGTAAAGATGTTTGATTGAGAACCAGCTAAAGTATTGAGATAGTATATTGAAGAAACTATTTTAACAATATATTCTGAATCCTGGTTTCTGCTATAGATCAATACAAACGGATAAACGTTTTTTCACATTAGCACCACCGCACAGCAGTCACCATAGATTTGTAATCGCAATAACAAAGGGAAAATGTATCAGCACTGCAGTTGTCTATGCTATTTAATGCATTATTGCATCTATTGTACCTTCATTTTGTGGTTTTTCAACTCCCTAactacttcctcctctctttgctccaggcctaaatataaatgttgcaGACAACTCAGAAGCAACTGTGGTCCCCCTTTCTGGAGATAGAACTGCAGCACAAGGCAGGAATTATTTACTGAATGAAGCTGCATTGGGGCTCTGAGGGCATTCACCTGAATTAATAATCTCATACAATATAAAGAGCAGGTAGATTttaatgtgattcttgattgtTCAgttacaggggggggggggggggggggggggttaatgtACTATAACAAGGGGGATGATCATTGGGattacttgttttcttttgtttttttctcttcatagaCACAGATTATAAACTGACATGGCTAGTTACCGGGTCACGTTAAATCATTGAGACACAGACATTAGCCTCTGGATGAGCTGTTATTTTGAAAAAGTGTTTGGTTAGTGAAGCAGATAAAGGTTGTCTTGTATCTGTCTCTGGGCACTGAGTCTGGCATGTACAGGGAAGCCTCTGTGTGGTACTGATGCACAATGAGTCCTTTCAACCAAGGCAAAGCTGCAGTGGTCTATGAGAATGTGGGACCAGAACATCTAAAATAGTCTGCAACAACAAGTGGATTGAAAAGATCAGAGAAGATAAACCTGGACTCTACTGGATGAGGATGTAGATAGGATATCTCTGCCCTCCTTAATCAACATTCCTCATCTCCTTCCTTGTATTCACTTGCTATTGGTCTTAAACTAAGCATTTTCATCTATAATTAGCCTGTAACATTGCAATCCATGAATTTGAATACTTTTCGACTCTTAATATTGCCTTCTCTTTACCCACCTCCCCCGGTACTCACGTCTCTTTTCGGTGATGTCCAGATGGCTGGCGGTGTGCCCTGACAGGCtgccctcatcctcctcccctgcTAGGCGGTGAAACAACTCCTTGGATAGGTCACCTGAGCTGGAGGGCTTCAGCAGCTTCAGGATGTCTTTATTGGGCTCTATCAGcaagagacacagaaacagatagtgtgaggaagaaaaagagagtaaAAAGGTGGAGATATTCATCATAGTT containing:
- the dbndd1 gene encoding dysbindin domain-containing protein 1, with translation MEAQGGAGSPEPNKDILKLLKPSSSGDLSKELFHRLAGEEDEGSLSGHTASHLDITEKRQPLSSVSSLEVHFDILDLTELTDMSDQELAEVFADSDEENHNESPAGSHQPLLPRGGYMRSPSWTRCSKAEPQRERKHHSDSDTAEPLMKLERPKPL